From the Trichocoleus desertorum ATA4-8-CV12 genome, the window CAGTAGCTCGGAACCAGAACCTGATCTTGCTATTGTGCAGCGGTTAGGACGGGGCTATCGAGAACATCACCCCTACCCAGAAAACATCTTTTGGGTAGTTGAATATTCTGACTCCAGCTTGAGCAAAGATTTGGAAATTAAAACTAGAATCTACGCTGTCGCAGGAATTCCAGAATATTGGGTAATTAACTTGCAAAAAATGGAACTAATTGTATTGCGATCGCCCACTGATGAAGGTTATCAATCAAAAGAGGTCATGACTCAAGGCGTGATTCATCCACTCGCTTTTCCGGACATTGCCGTTTCAGTTCAGCGGTTAATAGCGAGTTAGGACTGAGTAGAGCGATCGCCCTATTGGATACAACTAGCGCTCAAGGCAGCGACCGCTAGAGGCTTTATAACATCCCAAATGGCTTTAGTCAGTCCAGCGCATCAAGGTTGTTATGCTGTGCTTTTGCTTGAAAATACTTTACTTCATAGCGAATACAGTAGCCACCCATTGTTGGTTGATACTCACCAAGTAACTGATCCAGGGTGATTCTTCGCTTTTGCTTGCCGTACATACCCATAGCTTCGTTGAATCGATAGTAGTAAACACGTCTGTCGATTGTGGTG encodes:
- a CDS encoding Uma2 family endonuclease; protein product: MTLTTAKWTVNDYHRMIAAEILAGRHVELLNGEIVEMAPEGETHAYCSDEAGEYLIYLLGSRAKVRQAKPITLPFSSSEPEPDLAIVQRLGRGYREHHPYPENIFWVVEYSDSSLSKDLEIKTRIYAVAGIPEYWVINLQKMELIVLRSPTDEGYQSKEVMTQGVIHPLAFPDIAVSVQRLIAS